One window of the Tubulanus polymorphus chromosome 11, tnTubPoly1.2, whole genome shotgun sequence genome contains the following:
- the LOC141912551 gene encoding L-gulonolactone oxidase-like isoform X2 translates to MTIEKRDDFYFENWSRTFSCRPELYFTPENEDQLKQILRLAVDEGRTVKVVGLGRSPSDIACTNEYMISLQKFDRVVEIDNEKFTCTAMAGISIEQLNHILKDSGLSLSQLPAISDISLAGFISTAVHGTGAKFGVCSTNVLEIDLMTSDGEIIHCSRDENKDVFLAACCSLGSLGVIIRAKIQCEPIFNLQRITYPVKLDDVLENLDAHLNASDHFEFFWYPYTEYCIAFHNKRTDAEKTKTKASWFRRIFIGYYLLELLYWFSSFVPSLTRYINRLYLWLNSGHTRTVDWSPNIFNFDCLMKQYVLEYSFPRDKTALVLKELQTRIIQNHHQAHLPIEVRFVKSDDIYLSPAYGRDSTYINIISYRPYGKAIPHSEYWADYEKIVQEIAGRPHWAKAHSMDCHQLKQLYPMWNQFHRVRERLDPRGIFMNRYLRQVFDS, encoded by the exons ATGACGATCGAAAAACGCGATGACTTCTATTTTGAGAACTGGTCGCGAACGTTTTCGTGTCGtcctgaattatatttcaCACCAGAAAATGAAGACCAGCTCAAACAG ATATTAAGGTTAGCAGTTGACGAAGGCAGGACTGTTAAAGTGGTCGGACTGGGTCGATCGCCCTCCGATATCGCTTGTACCAATGAATACATGATATCTCTACAAAAATTCGATCGAGTCGTTGAA ATTGATAATGAGAAGTTCACTTGTACCGCAATGGCCGGTATTTCAATTGAGCAACTCAATCACATCCTGAAAGATAGTGGTTTATCTCTCAGTCA ATTACCAGCGATATCGGATATTTCATTAGCCGGGTTTATATCAACTGCAGTTCACGGTACCGGAGCTAAATTCGGTGTCTGTTCGACAAAC GTTTTAGAAATTGATTTGATGACGAGCGACGGTGAAATTATCCACTGTTCACGAGACGAGAATAAAGACGTATTTCTAGCGGCTTGTTGCAGTTTAGGATCGTTAGGTGTCATCATCCGAGCTAAAATACAGTGCGAACCTATATTTAACCTACAGAGAATCACCTACCCGGTCAAACTGGACGAT GTGCTTGAGAATTTAGACGCTCATTTGAACGCATCGGatcatttcgagtttttctgGTATCCATACACCGAATATTGTATCGCCTTTCACAACAAACGGACTGATGCTGAAAAG ACAAAAACTAAAGCAAGTTGGTTCAGACGGATTTTCATCGGATACTATCTACTGGAGCTTTTATATTGGTTCAG ttcattTGTGCCGAGTTTAACTAGATACATCAATAGGCTGTATCTGTGGTTGAATTCTGGTCACACGCGGACGGTAGACTGGTCGCCAAATATCTTCAACTTTGATTGTTTGATGAAACAATACGTGTTGGAATACTCGTTCCCGAG AGATAAAACGGCGCTAGTTTTGAAAGAGTTACAAACTCGAATCATTCAGAATCATCACCAGGCGCATTTACCGATTGAAGTTCGGTTTGTGAAATCAGATGATATTTATCTGAGTCCGGCTTACGGCCGTGATTCTacatatatcaatatcatcagcTACAG ACCATATGGTAAAGCTATTCCACATTCTGAATATTGGGCCGATTATGAGAAAATTGTACAAGAAATCGCTGGTAGACCGCACTGGGCGAAG GCGCACAGTATGGATTGTCATCAGCTGAAGCAACTCTACCCAATGTGGAATCAGTTCCACCGAGTTCGTGAGCGTTTAGATCCACGTGGAATATTCATGAATCGTTACCTGAGACAAGTGTTCGACAgttag
- the LOC141912551 gene encoding L-gulonolactone oxidase-like isoform X1 — MAAMVEMTGEKCDDFYFENWSRTFSCRPELYFTPENEDQLKQILRLAVDEGRTVKVVGLGRSPSDIACTNEYMISLQKFDRVVEIDNEKFTCTAMAGISIEQLNHILKDSGLSLSQLPAISDISLAGFISTAVHGTGAKFGVCSTNVLEIDLMTSDGEIIHCSRDENKDVFLAACCSLGSLGVIIRAKIQCEPIFNLQRITYPVKLDDVLENLDAHLNASDHFEFFWYPYTEYCIAFHNKRTDAEKTKTKASWFRRIFIGYYLLELLYWFSSFVPSLTRYINRLYLWLNSGHTRTVDWSPNIFNFDCLMKQYVLEYSFPRDKTALVLKELQTRIIQNHHQAHLPIEVRFVKSDDIYLSPAYGRDSTYINIISYRPYGKAIPHSEYWADYEKIVQEIAGRPHWAKAHSMDCHQLKQLYPMWNQFHRVRERLDPRGIFMNRYLRQVFDS; from the exons ATGGCGGCGATGGTCGAAATGACGGGCGAAAAATGCGATGACTTCTATTTTGAGAACTGGTCGCGAACGTTTTCGTGTCGtcctgaattatatttcaCACCAGAAAATGAAGACCAACTCAAACAG ATATTAAGGTTAGCAGTTGACGAAGGCAGGACTGTTAAAGTGGTCGGACTGGGTCGATCGCCCTCCGATATCGCTTGTACCAATGAATACATGATATCTCTACAAAAATTCGATCGAGTCGTTGAA ATTGATAATGAGAAGTTCACTTGTACCGCAATGGCCGGTATTTCAATTGAGCAACTCAATCACATCCTGAAAGATAGTGGTTTATCTCTCAGTCA ATTACCAGCGATATCGGATATTTCATTAGCCGGGTTTATATCAACTGCAGTTCACGGTACCGGAGCTAAATTCGGTGTCTGTTCGACAAAC GTTTTAGAAATTGATTTGATGACGAGCGACGGTGAAATTATCCACTGTTCACGAGACGAGAATAAAGACGTATTTCTAGCGGCTTGTTGCAGTTTAGGATCGTTAGGTGTCATCATCCGAGCTAAAATACAGTGCGAACCTATATTTAACCTACAGAGAATCACCTACCCGGTCAAACTGGACGAT GTGCTTGAGAATTTAGACGCTCATTTGAACGCATCGGatcatttcgagtttttctgGTATCCATACACCGAATATTGTATCGCCTTTCACAACAAACGGACTGATGCTGAAAAG ACAAAAACTAAAGCAAGTTGGTTCAGACGGATTTTCATCGGATACTATCTACTGGAGCTTTTATATTGGTTCAG ttcattTGTGCCGAGTTTAACTAGATACATCAATAGGCTGTATCTGTGGTTGAATTCTGGTCACACGCGGACGGTAGACTGGTCGCCAAATATCTTCAACTTTGATTGTTTGATGAAACAATACGTGTTGGAATACTCGTTCCCGAG AGATAAAACGGCGCTAGTTTTGAAAGAGTTACAAACTCGAATCATTCAGAATCATCACCAGGCGCATTTACCGATTGAAGTTCGGTTTGTGAAATCAGATGATATTTATCTGAGTCCGGCTTACGGCCGTGATTCTacatatatcaatatcatcagcTACAG ACCATATGGTAAAGCTATTCCACATTCTGAATATTGGGCCGATTATGAGAAAATTGTACAAGAAATCGCTGGTAGACCGCACTGGGCGAAG GCGCACAGTATGGATTGTCATCAGCTGAAGCAACTCTACCCAATGTGGAATCAGTTCCACCGAGTTCGTGAGCGTTTAGATCCACGTGGAATATTCATGAATCGTTACCTGAGACAAGTGTTCGACAgttag
- the LOC141912788 gene encoding L-gulonolactone oxidase-like → MAAMVEMTGEKRDDFYFENWSRTFSCRPELYFTPENEDQLKQILRLAVDEGKTVKVVGLGRSLTDIACTNEYMISLQKFDRIVEIDNEKFTCTAMAGISIEQLNHILKDSGLSLSQLPVISDISLAGFISTAVHGTGAKFGVCSTNVLEIDLMTSDGEIIHCSREENKDVFLAACCSLGSLGVIIRAKIQCEPIFNLQRVTYPVKLDDVLENLDAHLNASDHFELLWYPYTGYCIAFHRKRTDAEKTNTNASWFRRFFIGYYLLEFLYWFSTFVPSLTRYINRLYLWLNFGHTRTVDWSPNIFNFEVLIKPDVMEYSFPRDKTALVLKELQTRIIQNHHQAHFPIQVRFVKSDDIYLSPAYGRDSTYINIISYRPYGKAIPHSEYWADYEKIVQEFAGRPHWAKAHSMDCHQLKQLYPMWNQFHRVRERLDPRGIFMNRYLRQVFDS, encoded by the exons ATGGCGGCGATGGTCGAAATGACAGGCGAAAAACGCGATGACTTCTATTTTGAGAACTGGTCGCGAACGTTTTCGTGTCGtcctgaattatatttcaCACCAGAAAATGAAGACCAACTCAAACAG ATATTAAGATTAGCGGTTGACGAAGGCAAGACTGTTAAAGTGGTCGGACTGGGTCGATCGCTTACCGACATCGCTTGTACCAATGAATACATGATATCTCTACAAAAATTCGATCGAATCGTTGAA ATTGATAATGAGAAGTTCACTTGTACCGCAATGGCCGGTATTTCAATTGAGCAACTCAATCACATCCTGAAAGATAGTGGTTTATCTCTCAGTCA ATTACCAGTGATATCGGATATTTCATTAGCCGGGTTTATATCAACTGCGGTTCACGGTACCGGAGCTAAATTCGGTGTCTGTTCGACAAAC gTATTAGAAATTGATTTGATGACGAGCGACGGTGAAATTATCCACTGTTCACGAGAGGAGAATAAAGACGTATTTCTAGCGGCTTGTTGCAGTTTAGGATCGTTAGGTGTCATCATCCGAGCTAAAATACAGTGCGAACCTATATTCAACCTACAGAGAGTCACCTACCCGGTCAAACTGGACGAT GTGCTTGAGAATTTAGACGCTCATTTGAACGCATCGGATCATTTCGAGTTGCTCTGGTATCCGTACACCGGATATTGTATCGCCTTTCATAGGAAACGCACTGACGCTGAAAAG ACGAATACTAATGCAAGTTGGTTCAGACGGTTTTTCATTGGATATTATCTGCTGGAATTTCTATATTGGTTCAG tACATTTGTACCGAGTTTAACTAGATACATCAATAGGCTGTATTTATGGTTGAATTTTGGTCACACGCGGACGGTAGACTGGTCGCCGAATATCTTCAACTTTGAagttttgataaaaccagacGTGATGGAATACTCGTTCCCGAG AGATAAAACGGCGCTAGTTTTGAAAGAGTTACAAACTCGAATCATTCAGAATCATCACCAGGCGCACTTCCCGATTCAAGTTCGGTTTGTGAAATCAGATGATATTTATCTGAGTCCGGCTTACGGCCGTGATTCTacatatatcaatatcatcagcTACAG ACCATATGGTAAAGCTATTCCACATTCTGAATATTGGGCCGATTATGAGAAAATTGTACAAGAATTCGCAGGTAGACCGCACTGGGCGAAG GCGCACAGTATGGATTGTCATCAGCTGAAGCAACTCTACCCAATGTGGAATCAGTTCCACCGAGTTCGTGAGCGTTTAGATCCACGTGGAATATTCATGAATCGTTACCTGAGACAAGTGTTCGACAgttag